The Vigna unguiculata cultivar IT97K-499-35 unplaced genomic scaffold, ASM411807v1 contig_212, whole genome shotgun sequence genome segment CTTGCATGCGGATCTGAAAGTCGTGGATCTCCTGATGGCCGGTAGCTGCTTTCTGCTCTCCTTATTAGTGCCAACCAACTCCGCTAGGTATAGGTAGGGAGTCTTCTACAAGTCGCATTACTGGTCGATGACCTGATTTTGGAAGCAGTCGAGATGCCTGCCTTTCCTGGGGGAACCCTTCCTTGCATTCTATTATTGTATTCGCTTCAATCGCTCCTGAATCGGCGGATCAAAGATCGGAATACCAGCCTTTAACTGCTAGAGGTGGATTGGTTAAGAGGCCAAATGCTATTTGCTTGCTTCTCCTGTTCGCTCTAGTTCACCTGGTTTACAACGGTCTGTTTGCTAGGTTTTTTTAGACAAGGGCTAAGGGCGAGTCATCCCTCTTAGCAGCTCTTTCCTAATCAATCAGCTTTTGTGCTCTCCCAAAACAGCGGAAAGACTTTTAAGAATTCCACCAACTACTGATCTCATGAAAGGGAAgacttttatttaaacaatactTTCTTTCTCTTGCACCACGCCGGAACGTATGGACACTGCCGAAAGTTAAGTAAGAAGGAATCGGGGTGGCTAGCTTTCCTGCTTATGTGCTTGTTATTAAGAAGATAGAAAAGAGATAGCTATCTCCCGTAGGCTACTCTTTAGAGCGTTTCACTCGTTTAAGGAAGACTAAGACAACAGGGTTTACGAACAGGGGTTATTCccatatatatattatatggatGTTACTTTTGTGCTTCATTTAGTTTTGCGTATCAGTCAAGTTTCAGGTCTGTGCCTGAGGCCTGGACCAGAAAGCTTTCATGGCGGGGGCAGAAACGGAAGCAGGTACGAATAGAAGAAGGCCCAGAATAGCCAAGCCAAAGGGGTCCAATCAGTTGCGTAATGTCCGGTATCGGGAGTCTTTTAGTAATCCACAGATTAGGAACCAAGTGGGGAAGTGAGCTCTACTCTAAACTCTAAAGGCTGCTCTGCCACCTAGGGGATAGGAAACCTATTCCTTTTAGTCCGATTCGCCTGCCTCGAAGACTGGCATTAGGCCCCTACTGATGAATGATAGGATTGATTCAAAGCAAAGGAAATGGTCCCCTCTCCGCTACGGGGGATGCTATAAGAAGATAAGCCCCTGGGGCTAGTACTTACTATTACACAGGCTAGTAGCAGACAACCCTCAATTACATCGACCCTTGCAACAACCAAAAAGCAGTAAGCCTTCCTACAAGGGTAGGGTTTGGATTGGAATGCTTACGGAATGGAAAAAGGGCTAGGACGAAAGGGCCAGCATGAGACATAGGGACTACGGTATATACGTAATAGCCGGACTAAGAGAttagaaaaactagtaaaaaaaaAGGCAATAGCCCCTTCCACAACAAAGAAAGTTTGCAATGGGGATAGACCTGAAGCCTTCGCTTTTACGGAAGACGGGATAGTACAGTACGGTAGTAATGGGCGGAATAAGTAAAGTAGGCTGGCTGGCGGGATAGAGGGAAAGggaagttttttcaaataaagaataaaatgaaacCTTACCACAATACGACCATCGGGGGATGAAGATATACCATAAAGCACATGAACTCGATCTACTAGACGGACTAAGAGGGAATAGACGGGAAGCAAGCATGGAAGCACTCAAGCTAAAGCAAATGCACCTTACAACACTTCGAAAGCTAATCTAATGCAAGGTTAAGGTACCTCACTAAAGGGGCTAGGGAAATTATCCTAGACAAGGAAGAAGATAACCTCGATCGGACCTTAGTCTGGATtcgaaaacaaagaagaaacaGCTTTTACATTGGCAAGTCACACATTTTATCCCTCTGAGTCCCTGTCCCCGAGTCTCAAAAAAGAGATGTACGATTCGATGGGGATAGAAAAGGAAACCCGTAACCACGCTTTCACttacattaaaaattgaaacaactAACGGAAGAGGGAATGCACCTTTACCATAGGGCAATGGAAAGAATCCGCGTAAAACAAAGCGGTGGCCTATGCCCAAAAAAAGAGGGAGAGAGATCTCTCGTCAGGTCTTGGGTAGTTTGCCGGAGGTGTGAAAGGTGGGCTTCACCTTTTTCTGTAGCCTTCTAAATAAGGTGAGGCCACCCTATCAGGTATGGGGTGGAGGAGGAGAGCGTGTATGTGGGCTTCTTATACTGGATTACTTTACTGACATTAAAAACCGGTAGAGGATTGGGAAGGTTACTAATCTTTCTTTCGAGTGCGGCTCTATGCAAAGGTTATTCATCTTTACCTAGGGTGCTTAGGAGAGATTCTTATGCCCTGCCTACGTCTATTCATGCTTGGTCTTCTGAGAGTTAGGATGAAATGCGATCCATTCAAAGTCTGAGTTTGTACAAAATTCCTTCCTCACAAAGTAGTCTCGTTGGTCTTCAAAAGAAGACAGTCGAGCTAGGGGCGGCGAAAGCTTCTTCCGGGAACGCTATTTCCCGGCCTGGGACAGTTGGTTGATTGGATAAGAGGGGAGATCCGCGAAGGGAGTCTAAAATCAGAAAGAAAGTAATAGGAAAAAATAGGGCTCAATCTGAAGATGGACGGTCTTTAGGCACGCGTCCCTTTATATTAGAGGGGTGGGTTCAAATCATTCTATATGAGGAGCCAGTTGAGATTGAGATATAAAAAAGTGGAGTCTTTCACTTAGAGAGTATCCTCGGCTATAGGTCTTCCGGTCCGGCTTCCTAAACCACTTGGTCCCGTTCTATGCGCATCTCGGATTCAACCTGCACATATCACTCTACTTTCTTTCTGGGAGAGCCAATAGAGAACTCAAGGGTATCAACTTTTGACTCGACTCGTTTGAAAGAGTAAAAGCTCCTGACTAGCTTTAGAGCACACGGCAATTGGTACTACTTCGCTATCGGTCACCGCATTGAAAGCGATCTTTATACGTTAGGTAAGTTAGCGGCGTAATAAGCCGGCCTTTGAAGAAAGACCGTTCCATCTTGTTCGAAAGCGGTCCACTCCGGAAGTAGTGGTGGCAAATCTTTTGGATggacttaaaaaagaaaactcttTCTTTTCATGGAAACGAAAGAATATGAAATGAAGAATGACAGGGCTAGGTAAAAGGTGCATTAGAGCAAGTCACTTATTATCCCCACCCAAAGGAGGTAAGGAACTGGGACGGAATGCGAGCCAGAGGCAGTACATCCTTTCCGGTAAGCAGTACGTGTGGGTGTGCTTATTTGAGAGTCACCAAGGAAGTAGTAGAAATGTTGAAGAGGAGACAACCCGCTCTTGAAAGACTATGCGCGTCGCGTGCTCGATCTAGCAATTGTTTTGATGAACTGTCAttcaaaaagaaagaagagaaagaaatggAGGGTGGCGCCTACATAACAGGTTGCTTGCTTACCAAGCCATCCTGGCTTTTCGCTCCTCCAGTtcgatttttatttattattattgacttattattaaaaaaactactaACTATCAAAATGAAAGACGATCGATTATCTACCCAAGAAGATAGAGAGTCCCACATACGAGAAAAGGTCACAAATAGAGTTGAACCAAGTAACATTGCAAAGGCATAATGATAGTAGGGTCGGGATATCCCCGCCCTCCGAACCGGACGTGAAGGTCTCCCCTCATCCGGCTCTCTGCAGGGGAATCTCCACTCACTGCTTCCCCTAATATCCTCCCTTTACCACATCATGGGGGTTTACAGGAGATCCCAGAGGCTCGCTCGGAAAGGCTGCTATACCATACCTTTTTACTCCACTCTACTCTAGTAGTCACTGGACTCACTATAGTAGTCCGTCCGGCTGCTCTTGCTGAAATCATTACTCTTCATTCTCCCGTGCTCTAGCAATTGCGCTCCCTAGACCACTACCATGTAGTTAGGTAGAGACAATCAATCCGTAGTGACGGGAATCTGGGGATCCCTATCCATATCAAAAATGaagatatttataatatatctaTAGAGAAGCTACCTTTCTCTCACTCAATAGATGTATCTGGTTTGGTACGGTACAGTACAATACGAGACGATGGAATGCAATGGGATGGATGGTAGAGGGCTGCCTGCGCCCAAAAGCGATGATTCCCCTTGTCCATAGGGACCTCGTGGCATACAACCGAAACGACTCCCGCTAGATAGCCGCCCCTATATATATTTTGACAGCCTCGTGGACGGACTAAAGAAGGGAAGTTACAGAACGGGGCAGTGAAGGCTCGAGAAGTAGACAGCAAGCTTTTCTCAGCCCCCTAACCtttctattattattgaaaCGCTAGCGCGCCCCTTTCTTTCTCTTAGAGAAAGGGGCGTAAGCACTTCACTCGCTAGGGGATGGGATTCATTCACTTGCATTCCTGCTAGCACTACAAAAAGCTCCGGTCTTAACGCCCCTACTACTGCTGTGCAGCCTTTCCTCGGGTTCGTAGAGTCGGGTTTCCCGTTTACCCACAACGGAGGACCCCACCAGACCAGGCAGGCGGCCACGGGTCATAACGCACTCTTCGCACAACAAATCCACTTTGAAGTTGACTTATCCGCTCGGCCAATCGTCGGAATGTGTACGATATACCATAAGGGCCCAATATCTCAATAGCACCTTTGTCTAAAGCTTCGAATGAGACTTCATATCCGAAACGCAGGAACGATCTGACTAGAAAGTCATTCAAAACTTGATCGAAGAACCAGCGTTTATTGAAGAAGCTATAGAGTCGATTACAAAAAGTACTTGTTTGAAAGGCTCGTTGGAATTGATCCGCTACGGGATTTACATTATACGCAACAGAAGCACCTGAAGTACTAAACAGAATAGGTATTAGTTTGGTAATGGTTGGAGCAGCAAACTCGGATTCGGCAAGAATCTCATTTTTTGGTAGTACGAAGGGGGAATTGGCCCAAAAATTGGATAGGGGTCAAGACGCAGTCGGGCGCCGGCGGCTGACTCAAGTGCCCCCCGAACCGCGCGAAATGGTCGCCTATTACACGGCTCACTAACTCTGCCTGGGGTGTGGGGCTACCTATTCTTCATTCGTCGGCGGTCCGGCGCACCCCTACTTAAAGGATGCTGCTTAATTACGAAGTCAATCCATTCTGAATCTAGAGAGTTCCCTTTCGTTAAGCGCATCGAGCCAGGAGTGGACATCATCATCTGCAGACAAATCCAGATCCTGTTTCATCATTAGCTTAGCTAAAGTGGAATAGTATGACTGGCTTTCCGGAAAATGAGACGAAACCCGCTTTATCCATAACTTTTCTATCTTTGGCCACTGAAAACCGTACGGAAGCCTGACTTTGGGGTATAGGGAGAGATTCTCAAGATCTGCAACATCATACTTGTCCCTACTCAACTTATTAACTGCCCGTTCAAGGCGACTGATCTTCTCCATCAGAGGATCGGACGGTTGTGGTGGGACGTATGGCACTATCTGATTCATGGGAGTGAGAGCCAAGGACACGGCCGGTACTGCAGGAGGTTTTCTTCGCGTTTGTACGTTATTTAAATCATTCTAGCCTTTCGCTTGCTTATCTTATTATGTTTCTAGTTCTCGCTCGTGGTAAATTGTATATTCATACTTTCAGTTCGAAATTCATTTCCCCAGACCCGGCATAagagaataaaacaaaagaaagagatGCGGATGAAAGTGATCCCCCAATCCTCGCTCGGTACCAAGGGTAGAACTTCATGATTGATTCGGTGTAACCGGTCTTTGATCAAGGGGCGCGTTAGCGCCCTTACCTATTGAAGGAAAAAGTGCAGTTCAAGCACTTTGCTTTGAATCACAAACAAACAGATATTATTCAATTTCGGCATTCCCGATCTTCTATCTTTCCTGCAGGCATGGAAATCAAACTGGAATGAGACCTTCCTTTCTGTCGACATTCTTTTCCATTCCATCTCTCTTCCTTGAGGTGTGGGACCATTGGCCTAGTCTTTTACTAACCCCCGCAGGATTAGAATCATTCCCTTTGTTGAGTGAGGAGGGCTTGAAAGGATCTCTCTTCCGTCTAAGCCAGGGTAGGAATTGGATCGCCATCCCCCGCACTTCTTATTGTGCTAAGGGCCCATTCCTTATCCTTTTTTGATAGGGTCAGCCTTTCTTTTCTCTCCGGCAGTGGTCCAACCTTAGTATATGAGAAATGCAACTAGTGGTCCCTCATTTGATCTTGGTGTGGAACCCACTGATTTATGGGGAAGGAAAGCAAGGAACTCTGATTGCCCATTAGTAAGGGTAGGCGGGATAAAGGCAGGTGCGTTTCATATTTCTGATATCGGAGTAGCAGCTGTTAGGAGTTAGCGCGAAGGAGCTCTTTCGCGGTTCTATCTCTTTTACCTTATTCAAGGGTAATTTCTAGAGGGGCGAAGACAACTTCAAAATTATCCGAGAAAGGCAACTAGCGCGCTCTTTGAAGGAAGAATGCGCAGTTAGGACAAAAAGGCTCTTTTTTGGGCAAATGGACAGTGAATCCATTAGTTATGTGAAAGAAGGGCTTGTTTGCGACGTGAAATGGCATAGGTTTCTCTCAGATGCGAGATTACCGGTCTTTACTGTATGGCTAAGAGTTAGCACAGGATTGGCAGGCGAGACATCTATTGAATTAACGGCAAGGATATGATTTGATTAAAAAAGCTGTCCAATTGGCTAAGGGACATAGCTAAGGAAAAGCTCTGATCCAACTCATCGAAGATGCCCTGAAGGAACTGCAAGAGATGAGACAGTTGCTTTCACTAAAGGACCGAAGTAGCCATAATAGGATGAATAAAGACTTGCCTTTGAAAGCCTGCCAGAAAGCTTTCCTTTCGTCCGCTTTGGAACAGAAATCACCAACATTCATAGGTGGGGAGCTGGACTGAGGTCTCCCTATTTGACTATGGTAATCATGTGGACGACCTCAGggaatttttcaattaaaatagcTCCCTTGGAAGTGTTGGTGCACTTTCACATGGGCCATGGGGTAATATCATTGGTATTGGATGCATCGTTAGGTTGTGCCGAGTCAAATAAGCTCCGTTTTTTTCCGTTGCAGAAAGGAGATCCCTTCCCCCCGCTTTccaaaatgatgaagatgaagtcCGCGGGGCTGCAGGTACTATGGATCCTCTGACTCCCAATCGGGTAGCCTTCCCAGGTCTCGCCGGTCTTGCCTGTAGGTCGTGATGTGCCTCGAGATGGCCGTCTCCTGTTCCCCTGCCGGTGGGGAATCCGCTCCCGGGTCGTCGCTTGCGTCTTATGGCCCGTCCTTTAGGTACCTTTTGAAGGCAGGGAGTGTGACAACGTACACGCTTCCCTTTACTCCACTCCATAGGCCTTCTCATCAGTTGCAGGGTTTGGTGGCCCGAAATTTACTTGGCTTTGCCAAAAGGCCTCATCTCTATAAGCCCGGCTCGCGAGGCGTCCCTCTCGCAGTAGGGTTCCAAACCTCGCCTCGCTCTTGTGACATGCTATCTTTCCCCTCTTCATTCCCAAGTCAAGGGTGAGTCCCATGCGTAAGTTTGTGGATCGCGGTCTCACGCACTAATCCCTACAGGTCCCCGTAGTAGGCCGGCCGCCCTACCTAAACCAATCATCATATCGGTCCCTAGGCCCCATTGCTGGAAAGGCTCGGCTTCAAAACCGTACGTGGAGCTTCCGCCTCATACGGCTCCTCTAGGGATGGAGGTAGGCCCAGCCCAGGCTTGTGCGGTTAAGGTTGTTGTACACGACCTccgcttattttataaatctagGAAAAGTTCCCATCCCAGTAGGAGCTCTTCAAATACGTCTATAGGGCCGGCTCTGCGTTAAATCCACCTACCACCAGCCCTGTCCAAAAGAAGACGAGAGCTGGTAATGGCGTCTATTACGCGCCTATAGGGAACGCTCTGTCTGGTGCCCAGCTCTCTGATTTGATCAACATAGGCACGATAGGCGCGTTCCGAGAGAAGTTCCCCCCGCGGAGAATGGATTTGTTGCCGAAGGTCCCTATACCTATCAAGTATAGAAAGTGGGTCAAACCCATCCTCTACCAATGCTGCCTCGACGTAGCGTTCGACTATCACCTGGTTGGTTATAGTCGAGGTCATACGCTGGAGATTGGCATCCCCCCCGAAATTGAGGAGACCATACCTTGAATAAAGTACGTCACCTCGAACCTCATCTGATAGCAGAGGTTCTGGCAAAGTAGGAATTTCGGGGGGCACAGGCGCGGGAGGAACCATAGGAGCCTCGAAGAGAGGAGCAGGGTTGGGGTGATTTGTGCCTACTGTAGGCGGGGACGGTGGTCCGTCCACTCCCACCCCATCGCACGCGGCATAGTTTTGTCCTATGAATACCGAGGCGATGAAGAACACTAGGACGCACgtccatatttcataatatatggAACTTATCCGCTGGATCGCCATCGCCAAAAGCATTCGATCCAAGAATCCATTGACAGCTGCATAAATGACtagaatttgtttttcaattggAAGTGGTGCATATTGTGGTTGTTTCAGTACTTCTGTAAGCCTTGCACCTCTATTGAGTAATGCCTGAGTCGCAGCATCAAGGTCTGAGCCAAATTGAGCAAAGGCGGCGACTTCGCGATATTGTGCCAATTCAAGTTTTAAACTACCGCAGACTTGTTTCATAGCTTTCAACTGAGCGGCAGACCCGACGCGACTGACAGATAAGCCGACGTTAATAGCAGGTCTAATTCCGCGATAAAAGAGCTCTGTTTCCAAACATATTTGTCCATCAGTAATGGAGATCACATTGGTTGGAATATAGGCCGATACGTCTCCCGCTTGTGTTTCAATGACGGGTAAGGCGGTCAAGCTACCTGCACCTGTCTGGTCCGATCGTTTAGCGGCTCTTTCTAAGAGACGGGAATGTAAATAGAAAACATCGCCTGGGAAAGCCTCACGGCCTGGTGGTCGGCGTAACAATAATGACATTTGTCGATATGCCACGGCCTGTTTACTAAGATCATCATAGATTATTAATGCGTGCATTCCATTATCGCGGAAATATTCCCCCATGGCACACCCAGAATATGGGGCCAGAAATTGCAGAGGTGCAGGATCCGAAGCGGTGGCTGCTACAAGAATGGAATATTCTAAAGCATTCGCTTCTGAAAGAATTTGAACTAATTGTGCCACAGTTGAGCGTTTCTGTCCAATCGCTACATAGACACAATACAATGTCTCACTCTCTGAGGTGGCCCTTGAGTTCATTTGCTTTTGATTTAATATGGTATCGATAGCAATAGCTGTTTTTCCAGTTTGTCGGTCCCCGATTATAAGTTCTCGTTGACCACGGCCTATAGGAACCAGGCTATCTACCGCTTTTAACCCTGTTTGCATAGGCTCGTGCACAGATTTACGTTCAATAATACCAGGGGCTTTCACTTCGACACGTCTTCGCTCGTGATCGCTTAGAGCCCCTCTTCCATCAATAGGTACTCCCAACGCGTCGACCACACGCCCTAGCATAGCCTTTCCCGCAGGAACATCCACAATAGATCCAGTGCGTTTGACAAGATCTCCTTCTTTTATAGCGGTATCACTACCAAAGACCACAATTCCGACATTCTCATTCTCAAGATTCAACGCTATTCCTTTCACACCGCTGGCAAATTCAACCATTTCCCCAGCTTGAATCTCGTTCAATCCATAAACACGTGCAATCCCATCTCCAACGGAGACCACTCGACCGATCTCATCCACTTGAAAATTTGTGTAAAAGTTGGTAATTCTACTTTCTAATAGAGTGGTTAGTTCCGCAGCTCTTACAGAGAATTCCATAATCTCTCATTTTACCTTCTATAACAGGGGGAATGCCTTGAACTTAAAGGGAGGAAAATAGAAGCCATTTTTGCTCGCAATAAAGCTAGCGTCCTGATCGAGCAAGACGTAGTCCTATCTATCCACCTCTCCAGACACAATATCTTGAGTACCTATGATGGTGACCACATCTGCTGGCATGTGATGTTTGGACATAGAATCGAGTCCTTGTGAATGGGCAGAGCCAGGTGCTCTTATTTTACGACGGTAGGGACGATTGCTTCCATTACTGACCAGAAAGACACCAAATTCTCCTTTAGGTGAAGAAAAATTTGAGGACGTTAAGGAACCCGATTTGAATACCGAGCCCTATAAGCCAATTGGAATATAGAGACAGAGCTGCCGATCCGGTTAATTGGGTAAGAAGGACGCCTAATATAAGGACATAAACAACGAGGAGGGTTTGGATGCTTATTGGCGAGCAGTACTTCGGCCAAGGGCTTATTGCTCCTTTGGGCTTTCAAAAGAAAGAAGGTAGCGAAGATTCCATTGGATAGAAGGAAAATagaacttaaaagaaaaaatgtaattCTTGATTGAGCTAGTAAATACCCTATAAAAAAAACCATTTATGATGATATCtaagaaaaatgtaattattagtGAAGTTCCAGTTGTCGAAAATACcgaaaaaaagagaagagacGCGGCCGCGAAAAGGAAGGTTAAATGTATCAGTATTTGATTTTTTCCGTAGTCTAAATCAAGAAGATTCAAAAAAGCGATACCAAAAAAAGGTATCAAATAGAAGACTGGTTCTATTCTAGATCCTTCTTTTTTATATAGagattcttttttaataaaaaaaaataaatataccatATAGTCTAAGAAAGAGCAACTCGGCCACCAGACCGAATCCCCAAAAACCCATTTTCTGATGAAAGAAGATTCGGGAAAGGAGCACcgcaaaaaaaatgaaatccaAGAAAACATCAGaatcaaaaaacaaataaagatgACAAGCTGTTAATAGGATGAGAAACAGCCCGACAAGGAAGCAGCATGGATCCGGTATTTGTAAAATATCAAAAATCATAatgttattaaagaaaaaagaaagaagagataggcttcttttctttcttctaaacTTTTTgcgaaaaaaacaaaaaagatggCCGAAGAACCCCCCACCAGTATTAGAGGCGAGGCCACTTCGCCCGGAAACCATATGACGTTCCAAATACCCGGAACGAGATTGTAAACACAGATAAAAAAAGGTGTGCAAAGCATCTTAATGTAGGCTTTACTTTACCCTATTTTTGCCCTATCACTAGTGATTACTCCCGATCCGAAGCACCCCTTTTCCATTCATAGAGATTTGGGTTTTTCTGCACCATATTTGGATCTGCCTCTTCTTCGATCCGGAATTCCCAACAAATCCTTGACTCCTCGAATACAATGGGATTTCACACCTGGCAAATCTTTCACTCTACCTCCTCTTATTAACACCATAGAATGTTCCTGCGAATTATGACCTTCGCCCGGAATGTGAGCAAATATATCATGTCGATTGCTCAATCGTACTTTGGCTATCTTACGTGGAGCTGAATTTGGTTTTTTCGGTGTTCTCGTTGAAACACGCGGGCGTACTCCTTGCTTCTGGGGACATTGATCCGAAGCTCGAGTACGGTCCGTGCGCCGTTTTTCTTCTCTACCATGACGAATCAATTGATTTAATGTAGGCATCGCTCTTTCCTTTGTCCTTCCTATTTTTGCCCTATCACTAGTGATTACTCCCGATCCGAAGCACCCCTTTTCCATTCATAGAGAGATCCAATCgtcaaaatcaataaaaaggCCATCATAGACCAAGATCCAAACGGATCAATCTTGTTGGGAGGTACTGCCCAAGGAAAGGAAAAGGTTACTTCCGGATCaggaataataaataaaatggaaacAAGATAAAATCGTATATCGAAACGACTTCTGGCATCACCGAAAGGATCGAAACCACATTCGTAGGCCGACAATTTTTCTGGATAGGTCGAACTATTGGAAGCAAAGGGAACAGGAAGACCGAGTAAGATCAAAGAAACTAGCAGACTGATCACTAAATAGATACAAATAGGTGCAAATTCTGACATAACCACAAACCACTTGGTTCTTTCGCTCCTTGCTGGCGGAGCGGCATAccgaaaaaaaaggaaaaagccCTTTATCGGTATCGGATTCGAACCGATGTTGCCTATTTCTTAAGGGCGAACTGATCGACTTGCATGTGTTAAGCATCTTTCTCAAAGTAGCATGATTGGACCTTCCTCTTTCTCTTACTTAGATAGAGGAGAGAGCACGTAAGACTTTCTTTTCTACGAtctttcttctcttattttttttattcttccttGGCCGTGTGGAACATGGATTAGCATTATGTCATTCCTACTAGTGATCACCCATCCAGGATTTGAAGAAGAAGCGCCATAGGAGGACTTCGAGATCAAATATAAGATGTTTCTTTCCATTCCTCGCGAGCCACTTATTTCTCCGAAACAAGAGAGAAAAGTGATT includes the following:
- the LOC114171363 gene encoding uncharacterized protein LOC114171363, whose translation is MEFSVRAAELTTLLESRITNFYTNFQVDEIGRVVSVGDGIARVYGLNEIQAGEMVEFASGVKGIALNLENENVGIVVFGSDTAIKEGDLVKRTGSIVDVPAGKAMLGRVVDALGVPIDGRGALSDHERRRVEVKAPGIIERKSVHEPMQTGLKAVDSLVPIGRGQRELIIGDRQTGKTAIAIDTILNQKQMNSRATSESETLYCVYVAIGQKRSTVAQLVQILSEANALEYSILVAATASDPAPLQFLAPYSGCAMGEYFRDNGMHALIIYDDLSKQAVAYRQMSLLLRRPPGREAFPGDVFYLHSRLLERAAKRSDQTGAGSLTALPVIETQAGDVSAYIPTNVISITDGQICLETELFYRGIRPAINVGLSVSRVGSAAQLKAMKQVCGSLKLELAQYREVAAFAQFGSDLDAATQALLNRGARLTEVLKQPQYAPLPIEKQILVIYAAVNGFLDRMLLAMAIQRISSIYYEIWTCVLVFFIASVFIGQNYAACDGVGVDGPPSPPTVGTNHPNPAPLFEAPMVPPAPVPPEIPTLPEPLLSDEVRGDVLYSRYGLLNFGGDANLQRMTSTITNQVIVERYVEAALVEDGFDPLSILDRYRDLRQQIHSPRGELLSERAYRAYVDQIRELGTRQSVPYRRVIDAITSSRLLLDRAGGRWI